The following proteins come from a genomic window of Streptomyces sp. Sge12:
- a CDS encoding serine/threonine-protein kinase — MASAPSADFFQPLKADDPAVVGGYRLAAVLGAGGMGKVYLSYTPGGRPIAIKVIRPEFSEDPEFRRRFQQEVRAAERVQGLYTAPVIDSDTEGPQPWLATAYVPGPSLAHAVARHGALPVRSVLLLTVGVAEALHVIHGAGIVHRDLKPANVLLASDGPRVIDFGIARAADSTALTSTGVSVGTPAFMAPEQASAGTVTPATDVFALGQIAAFTAIGASVFGDGPSHAVLYRIVHEDPDLSALPEELRPVVTRCLSRDPADRPTLTEVIELCNAASETPLRQGEDWLPQAVAGSITERLQLPAPAPTPPPQPTAAPTPTPTPTEVAPQSPAPGAPAVPAAAPGYVPTDVAAAPTQAARAQGAPGTPGAVPPGYPTPPPYAQPPYPQQHPQQQPPYSQPRYTQPSYAPVHGTPPPFHTQGFVPGPPARPRPKRTGLIVVGAVAAAVIGLAVIGSLLPDGTKGGGDKASGGGSASQKAPDPQPVAYEGIDVPQNHQLMFADNPPRPAEEPTGAGVLYGHGDLFFYRDTLFGDEKFGTANGKLVLLNNSEKGSLETCRAVTRFTEKVGLDQLTDGSQVCVLSKAGHITLATFRGRSGGKNETAFITLDLTVWRNAEAAAKR, encoded by the coding sequence ATGGCCAGCGCACCTTCCGCCGACTTCTTCCAGCCGCTCAAGGCGGACGACCCCGCCGTCGTGGGCGGTTACCGCCTGGCGGCCGTGCTGGGCGCCGGCGGCATGGGCAAGGTCTACCTGTCCTACACGCCCGGCGGCCGGCCCATCGCCATCAAGGTGATCCGGCCCGAGTTCAGCGAGGACCCCGAGTTCCGGCGGCGCTTCCAGCAGGAGGTGCGGGCCGCGGAGCGGGTCCAGGGGCTCTACACCGCGCCGGTCATCGACTCGGACACCGAGGGCCCCCAGCCCTGGCTGGCCACGGCCTACGTACCCGGCCCCTCGCTCGCCCACGCCGTGGCCCGGCACGGCGCGCTCCCGGTGCGCAGCGTGCTGCTGCTGACGGTCGGGGTCGCCGAGGCCCTGCACGTCATCCACGGCGCGGGCATCGTCCACCGGGACCTGAAGCCCGCCAACGTCCTGCTCGCCTCCGACGGCCCGCGCGTCATCGACTTCGGCATCGCCCGGGCCGCCGACTCCACCGCGCTGACCAGTACGGGCGTCAGCGTCGGCACCCCGGCGTTCATGGCGCCCGAGCAAGCCTCGGCCGGCACGGTCACCCCGGCCACCGACGTCTTCGCCCTCGGGCAGATCGCGGCCTTCACCGCGATCGGGGCCTCCGTCTTCGGCGACGGGCCCTCGCACGCGGTGCTCTACCGGATCGTGCACGAGGACCCCGACCTCAGCGCCCTGCCCGAGGAGCTGCGGCCGGTGGTGACCCGCTGCCTCAGCCGCGACCCGGCCGACCGCCCGACCCTGACCGAGGTCATCGAGCTGTGCAACGCGGCCTCGGAGACCCCGCTGCGCCAGGGCGAGGACTGGCTGCCGCAGGCCGTCGCCGGTTCCATCACCGAGCGGCTGCAGCTGCCCGCGCCGGCGCCCACCCCGCCGCCGCAGCCGACGGCCGCACCGACTCCGACTCCGACTCCGACCGAGGTCGCGCCGCAGTCCCCGGCCCCGGGTGCGCCTGCGGTACCCGCCGCCGCGCCCGGGTACGTGCCGACCGACGTGGCCGCCGCGCCGACGCAGGCGGCCCGGGCGCAGGGGGCCCCGGGGACGCCGGGGGCCGTGCCGCCGGGATACCCGACGCCTCCCCCGTACGCGCAGCCCCCGTACCCGCAGCAACACCCGCAGCAGCAGCCCCCGTACAGCCAGCCCCGGTACACGCAGCCCTCGTACGCCCCGGTCCACGGCACGCCGCCGCCGTTCCACACCCAGGGCTTCGTTCCCGGTCCGCCCGCCCGGCCGCGCCCCAAGCGGACGGGGCTGATCGTCGTAGGGGCGGTCGCGGCGGCGGTCATCGGGCTGGCGGTCATCGGGTCCCTGCTGCCGGACGGCACCAAGGGCGGGGGCGACAAGGCGTCGGGCGGCGGCAGCGCCTCGCAGAAGGCGCCCGACCCGCAGCCGGTCGCGTACGAGGGCATCGACGTGCCCCAGAACCACCAGCTGATGTTCGCCGACAACCCGCCGCGCCCGGCCGAGGAGCCGACCGGCGCAGGGGTGCTCTACGGGCACGGCGACCTCTTCTTCTACCGGGACACCCTGTTCGGGGACGAGAAGTTCGGTACCGCGAACGGCAAGCTCGTTCTGCTGAACAACTCCGAGAAGGGCTCCCTGGAGACCTGCCGTGCCGTGACCCGCTTCACCGAGAAGGTCGGCCTCGACCAGCTCACGGACGGGTCGCAGGTCTGCGTGCTGAGCAAGGCCGGGCACATCACGCTGGCGACCTTCCGCGGCAGGTCGGGCGGGAAGAACGAGACCGCGTTCATCACCCTGGACCTGACGGTGTGGCGCAATGCCGAGGCCGCGGCGAAGAGGTAG
- a CDS encoding cytochrome P450, which translates to MTWHDDQARRDELYRDPYPLYDRARRAEGLTYVPEFDAWLVARDRDVREVLLRAEDFSSANSLLPDMPLSEAALGVLPRGFGPRPTVVSSDGAAHRRHRAPLNRGLSATRVAALLPYARACAQELVDGFAADGSADLVEAYARRLPGMVVGRLIGLDPADVPAAVHGGYRAEELLFRPLSPQGQVAAAEDVVALQHLLDGYVRDRRARPRDDMCSTMVAALAPGDGELTLEQRHELVTSLQNLLIAGFLTTSALIGTMLLHLLGGEDEGRQWRLLRADPSLVPAAVEEAVRHDTAIQAFRRTTTRPVTLAGTKLPAGAAVLVAYGSANRDEERYERAAEFDITRSGNRQHVAFGHGPHGCPGSQLAREQLRLTLDLFIRRMPKLRLDPDRPPPRMRPTLIHRSPQALYITW; encoded by the coding sequence GTGACGTGGCACGACGACCAGGCGCGGCGCGACGAGCTGTACCGCGACCCGTATCCCCTCTACGACCGGGCCCGCCGGGCCGAGGGGCTGACGTACGTGCCCGAGTTCGACGCGTGGCTGGTGGCGCGCGACCGGGACGTACGGGAGGTGCTGCTGCGGGCGGAGGACTTCTCCTCGGCGAACTCACTGCTGCCGGACATGCCGCTCTCGGAAGCGGCGCTCGGCGTCCTGCCCAGGGGGTTCGGGCCCCGGCCCACCGTCGTGTCCAGCGACGGCGCGGCCCACCGCCGGCACCGGGCCCCGCTGAACCGGGGGCTGTCCGCCACCCGGGTGGCGGCGCTGCTGCCCTACGCCCGCGCGTGCGCCCAGGAGTTGGTGGACGGCTTCGCGGCCGACGGGTCCGCGGACCTGGTGGAGGCCTACGCCCGGCGGTTGCCCGGGATGGTGGTCGGACGGCTGATCGGGCTGGACCCGGCGGACGTGCCCGCGGCCGTGCACGGCGGCTACCGGGCCGAGGAACTGCTGTTCCGCCCGCTGTCGCCGCAGGGGCAGGTGGCCGCCGCCGAGGACGTGGTGGCGCTCCAGCACCTGCTGGACGGGTACGTCCGCGACCGGCGCGCCCGGCCCCGGGACGACATGTGCTCGACCATGGTGGCCGCCCTGGCTCCCGGTGACGGCGAACTCACCCTCGAACAGCGCCACGAACTGGTGACGAGTCTGCAGAACCTGCTGATCGCCGGGTTCCTCACCACGAGCGCCCTCATCGGCACCATGCTGCTGCACCTGCTCGGCGGCGAGGACGAGGGGCGGCAGTGGCGGCTGCTCCGCGCCGATCCGTCGCTGGTCCCGGCGGCGGTGGAGGAGGCCGTCCGGCACGACACCGCCATCCAGGCCTTCCGGCGGACCACCACCCGGCCGGTGACGCTCGCCGGGACGAAACTGCCCGCAGGCGCCGCCGTGCTGGTGGCGTACGGCTCGGCCAACCGCGACGAGGAGCGGTACGAGCGGGCGGCGGAGTTCGACATCACCCGGTCCGGGAACCGGCAGCACGTCGCCTTCGGGCACGGGCCGCACGGCTGCCCCGGCTCCCAACTGGCCCGTGAACAACTGCGCCTGACCCTCGACCTGTTCATCCGCCGGATGCCGAAGCTGCGCCTGGACCCGGACCGGCCGCCGCCGCGGATGCGGCCCACGCTGATCCACCGCTCACCGCAGGCCCTGTACATCACCTGGTGA
- a CDS encoding VOC family protein — MEQMLSRQEASEAVQDHGWRFLLGALRTSVPVGSLAQAIGLAADAVAVCGDHADRHLRVDVRPDRVVFTLQSSDRAAVTARDVELARRISAAAEESGCVTEPDIGTGAPRSVQLLEIAIDALDIAGIRPFWKAVLGYTDEAGAEGPEDPLVDPVGQGPAVWFQQMDRARPQRNRIHFDLCVPHDEAPRRIETALAAGGRLLSATRAPAFWVLADLEENEVCVTTWQGRDG; from the coding sequence ATGGAGCAGATGCTGAGTCGGCAGGAAGCGTCGGAGGCGGTCCAGGACCACGGGTGGCGCTTCTTGCTGGGCGCTTTGCGCACGTCGGTGCCGGTCGGGTCGTTGGCCCAGGCGATCGGCCTGGCGGCGGACGCCGTCGCGGTGTGCGGCGACCACGCCGACCGGCACCTTCGGGTCGATGTCCGCCCCGACCGGGTCGTCTTCACTCTGCAGTCGTCGGACCGCGCAGCGGTCACCGCCCGGGATGTCGAACTCGCGCGTCGGATCTCCGCCGCCGCGGAGGAATCCGGGTGTGTGACGGAGCCCGACATCGGTACGGGGGCACCGCGGTCCGTCCAGCTTCTGGAGATCGCCATCGATGCACTGGACATCGCCGGGATCCGGCCGTTCTGGAAGGCAGTGCTGGGTTACACGGATGAGGCCGGTGCCGAGGGGCCGGAGGATCCGCTCGTCGACCCGGTCGGGCAGGGCCCGGCCGTCTGGTTCCAGCAGATGGACCGGGCGCGCCCGCAGCGCAATCGCATCCACTTCGACCTCTGTGTTCCGCACGACGAGGCACCCCGGCGGATCGAGACCGCACTGGCGGCCGGGGGCCGACTGCTGTCCGCGACCCGGGCCCCCGCATTCTGGGTGCTCGCCGACCTGGAGGAGAACGAAGTCTGCGTCACCACATGGCAGGGCCGGGACGGATGA
- a CDS encoding EF-hand domain-containing protein produces MSEKARRLFDALDLDQDGTLTRAEVIGALRSKGPTLAAQGAIPFWGVGDTHESSALFDAADQNGDRVLTFEEFAAVVNRRFGW; encoded by the coding sequence ATGAGTGAGAAGGCCCGGCGGCTGTTCGACGCCCTCGACCTCGATCAGGACGGCACTCTGACCCGTGCCGAGGTCATCGGTGCCCTGCGCTCCAAGGGGCCGACCCTCGCGGCACAGGGAGCCATCCCCTTCTGGGGCGTCGGGGACACCCACGAGTCCTCGGCGCTCTTCGACGCGGCCGACCAGAACGGCGACCGCGTGCTGACCTTCGAGGAGTTCGCGGCCGTGGTGAACCGCCGCTTCGGCTGGTAG
- a CDS encoding MFS transporter, producing MTTPVPGPVRPPATVRPDDARRALVAGSVGNFIEWYEFGIYGYFATVIAAQFFTPEGGSEVEGLVKAYASFALAFFFRPVGAAVFGRFGDRVGRRPALVLVVGLMTGATAMIGVLPTYASIGAAAPWLLTLLRILQGLSAGGEFGGAVSVMTESAPPGRRGLYGAWQSFTVALGLLAGAAVAVVLASVLTTSQLHGWGWRVPFLLTLPLGLIALRLRLRLPPEEPPAPAPPPTRGPEGRPRPRPRRGETVRAVLLGVGRMMGWSAAGYTFLVVLPSYLQSTLGTTFQRALLGTVLANLGFAASILPAGRLSDRIGRRTVMVAGALLVAVLALPLLHLVQDPDGPAYAKGAALFAAGAGVGLMAGPGPAMLAEMFPARVRCTGLGLAYALSNAVFSGCAGLIITEVVARTANADVPGYYAAATCAVSVTALLTLRGDDHERALR from the coding sequence ATGACCACACCCGTCCCCGGTCCGGTGCGGCCTCCTGCGACAGTCCGGCCGGACGACGCGCGCCGGGCGCTGGTCGCGGGATCCGTCGGCAACTTCATCGAGTGGTACGAGTTCGGGATCTACGGCTACTTCGCCACCGTCATCGCGGCGCAGTTCTTCACCCCGGAGGGCGGCAGCGAGGTGGAGGGGCTCGTCAAGGCGTACGCGTCGTTCGCCCTGGCGTTCTTCTTCCGGCCGGTCGGCGCCGCGGTGTTCGGCCGGTTCGGTGACCGGGTGGGCCGCCGGCCCGCGCTCGTCCTGGTCGTCGGCCTGATGACCGGTGCCACGGCCATGATCGGCGTGCTGCCGACGTACGCCTCGATCGGCGCGGCCGCGCCGTGGCTCCTGACACTGCTGCGGATCCTGCAAGGGCTGTCGGCGGGCGGGGAGTTCGGCGGGGCGGTCTCGGTCATGACGGAATCCGCGCCACCGGGCCGCCGGGGCCTGTACGGGGCCTGGCAGTCGTTCACGGTCGCACTCGGCCTGCTCGCGGGCGCCGCCGTGGCGGTGGTCCTGGCGAGCGTACTGACCACGTCCCAGCTGCACGGGTGGGGCTGGCGCGTGCCGTTCCTGCTGACCCTGCCGCTCGGGCTGATCGCGCTGCGGCTGCGGTTGCGGCTGCCCCCGGAGGAGCCGCCCGCCCCCGCGCCGCCGCCCACCCGCGGGCCCGAGGGCCGGCCCCGGCCGCGGCCGCGTCGCGGGGAGACGGTCCGGGCCGTGCTGCTGGGCGTGGGGCGGATGATGGGCTGGTCGGCGGCCGGATACACCTTTCTGGTGGTCCTGCCCTCCTACTTGCAGAGCACGCTCGGCACCACCTTCCAACGAGCGCTGCTCGGCACGGTCCTGGCGAACCTGGGGTTCGCCGCATCCATCCTGCCCGCCGGAAGGCTGAGCGACCGGATCGGCCGGCGGACGGTGATGGTGGCCGGCGCCCTGCTGGTGGCCGTGCTCGCGCTCCCGCTCCTGCACCTGGTGCAGGACCCCGACGGGCCGGCGTACGCGAAGGGGGCGGCGCTGTTCGCCGCCGGGGCCGGCGTCGGCCTGATGGCGGGTCCGGGGCCGGCGATGCTGGCCGAGATGTTCCCGGCCAGGGTGCGTTGCACCGGGCTCGGCCTGGCGTACGCCCTGTCCAACGCCGTGTTCTCGGGCTGCGCGGGTCTGATCATCACCGAGGTGGTCGCGCGGACCGCGAACGCCGACGTCCCCGGGTACTACGCCGCCGCGACCTGCGCGGTCAGCGTCACCGCGCTGCTGACGCTGCGCGGCGACGACCACGAGCGGGCGCTGCGGTGA
- a CDS encoding HEAT repeat domain-containing protein, which produces MGDALDVLHALDWRALGAAGSDRPATDVPKVLRRIARADATTRPEAVARAYEELYDLLARDGGIEAIAVALPFLVDLALDPRTVARPDLIDVLVCLSRVDAGGDAGEAGSARKEAWRRQWPRIRRLFDDGDPVVRRTALPLIADRTGPLLERWHRETDLSVRVALLLALGPAAASEAPGPSTAAEVRAVLGAALHGENPLLRVAAVLSAAPLDPRAALRARPMLLEVLTDPVLAPLFEEVWYSVSGEVPWGREGVLTRVVELLEVEPEAATAFVTALAETGSRIGDAELRRCAMDEAWRLLVTRPSAAAAVLPLAAGLLADPDDDVRYKAAHLLAVLGPRSAPYADRLAALLDDRGASQFFDGTVGEHARWALTRIGDPRALPGLVEQLVAPHRDMQGRGYSPSDPRRPDVADVLRPLRAHAEVLLPAVREALRDEVSRAGWLVGDLRAVLDAWGESSLLPGEVAPEPPAPYPPAPEPPAPEPAQAEETVLTYAADGQWHVRLPTALDALARHGHPTPAVREALTALVTADRRLSEYGDHRAFHQDEEIRARIDRLLAPPRTS; this is translated from the coding sequence ATGGGGGACGCGCTGGACGTGCTGCACGCGTTGGACTGGCGGGCGCTGGGGGCAGCGGGGTCGGACCGTCCGGCCACCGACGTGCCGAAGGTACTGCGCCGGATCGCCCGTGCGGACGCCACCACCCGTCCGGAGGCGGTGGCGCGGGCGTACGAGGAGCTGTACGACCTGCTCGCTCGGGACGGGGGCATCGAAGCGATCGCGGTCGCGCTGCCGTTCCTGGTGGACCTCGCCCTCGACCCGCGGACGGTCGCACGGCCGGACCTGATCGACGTGCTGGTGTGCCTGTCCCGCGTCGATGCGGGCGGCGACGCCGGGGAGGCCGGCTCCGCGCGGAAGGAAGCCTGGCGGCGGCAGTGGCCCCGTATCCGGAGGCTGTTCGACGACGGGGACCCCGTGGTGCGGCGGACCGCGCTCCCGCTGATCGCCGACCGGACCGGCCCCCTGCTGGAGCGGTGGCACCGGGAGACGGACCTCTCGGTCCGGGTGGCCCTGCTGCTGGCCCTGGGCCCGGCCGCGGCCTCCGAGGCACCCGGACCGTCCACGGCCGCCGAGGTACGGGCCGTGCTCGGCGCCGCCCTGCACGGCGAGAACCCGCTGCTGCGGGTGGCGGCCGTGCTCTCCGCAGCACCTCTGGACCCGAGGGCGGCGCTGCGGGCCCGCCCCATGCTGTTGGAGGTCCTCACCGATCCGGTGCTCGCCCCGCTGTTCGAGGAGGTCTGGTACTCCGTCTCCGGCGAAGTCCCCTGGGGGCGCGAGGGCGTGCTGACCAGGGTCGTGGAACTGCTCGAAGTCGAACCGGAGGCGGCGACCGCGTTCGTGACCGCCCTGGCCGAGACCGGGAGCCGGATCGGCGATGCGGAGCTGCGCCGCTGCGCGATGGACGAGGCATGGCGCCTCCTGGTGACCCGGCCCTCCGCGGCCGCGGCCGTACTGCCCCTGGCAGCAGGGCTGCTGGCCGACCCGGACGACGACGTGCGGTACAAGGCCGCGCATCTGCTGGCGGTGCTCGGCCCCAGGTCCGCCCCGTACGCCGACCGGCTTGCCGCCCTCCTCGACGACCGCGGCGCCTCGCAGTTCTTCGACGGCACCGTCGGCGAGCACGCGCGGTGGGCCCTGACCCGGATCGGCGACCCGCGCGCCCTGCCCGGTCTCGTGGAGCAACTCGTCGCGCCCCACCGGGACATGCAGGGCCGGGGCTACAGCCCGAGCGACCCCCGCCGGCCGGACGTCGCCGATGTCCTGCGGCCCCTGCGCGCCCACGCCGAAGTGCTGCTGCCCGCCGTACGGGAAGCCCTACGGGACGAGGTCTCCCGCGCGGGATGGCTGGTCGGGGACCTCCGGGCGGTCCTCGACGCGTGGGGCGAGAGCTCCTTGCTGCCCGGTGAGGTCGCGCCGGAACCGCCTGCGCCGTACCCGCCGGCGCCGGAACCGCCTGCGCCGGAACCGGCGCAGGCGGAGGAGACGGTGCTGACGTACGCCGCCGACGGGCAGTGGCACGTGAGGCTGCCCACCGCCCTCGACGCGCTCGCCCGCCACGGACACCCCACCCCGGCCGTCCGGGAGGCGCTCACCGCGCTCGTGACCGCGGACCGCCGACTCTCGGAGTACGGCGACCACCGTGCCTTCCACCAGGACGAGGAGATCCGCGCACGGATCGACCGGCTGCTCGCGCCTCCCCGGACGTCCTAG